The Borrelia hispanica CRI genomic sequence AAGAGAAAAGGCACAGCTAGAGAAGTACATAAAGAAGTGTGCATTCAAAGATGATAAATATCTCTCAATTTTGAATTTAAAAACAACAAAAGAAACTAAAATAAAAAAGCTAATAGAATTGAAGAAAGAAGAGAATAGAAAAGAGAGAGAACAAAATAAGAGCAAAAAATTAGAAGAAAAACAAAAGGAATTAGAAAAGGCACTAGCAGAGACAGAGGAAGGATTAAAAAAAGAAGGATATAATGAGAAGCAATTAGAAACAGAGATACAAAAAGCGTATGAGAGATATAAAGACAAGCCGCACTTTATCGTAGAGAGTAGTAAATACGGTGATTTAAGACAGATAGTAAAGAGGATTAAGAAAACAGTTGAATGTGAGAAAAAGGGGCAAAAAGAAAACCACAAGCAGATTAGAAATAATATATTTAGTATACTGCTAGATCAGTTGAAGAACAAAGTAGAGGTTAAAGTTTTAGCGCCAATATTGAAAAATTATTTAAATAAGCAAGTTGATTTGAAATATAGCCAAGTATTTAATAATCATTATTACTATGAAATTTTAGAGATGGTGGAAGGGAAAGAGCATTTAAGAATAGAGGAATATGAAAAAATCGTTGACTAAGGATGTGTTA encodes the following:
- a CDS encoding plasmid maintenance protein, with protein sequence MKSLKKYTNKYQHKLIVLISTLNFVNSQFKKYNQNKILYYFNNNLKNNGQKKATLKILQSYLYKLEKEFQVTSNYYRHLGENCGTEIHYKLRFSKKVCHYKINKHFKDKKEERFQQRANLYHQQTCTNNGSLKKNGSVEKWECINNNSNNKNNKKKKKEEVEKTEREKAQLEKYIKKCAFKDDKYLSILNLKTTKETKIKKLIELKKEENRKEREQNKSKKLEEKQKELEKALAETEEGLKKEGYNEKQLETEIQKAYERYKDKPHFIVESSKYGDLRQIVKRIKKTVECEKKGQKENHKQIRNNIFSILLDQLKNKVEVKVLAPILKNYLNKQVDLKYSQVFNNHYYYEILEMVEGKEHLRIEEYEKIVD